A stretch of Episyrphus balteatus chromosome 2, idEpiBalt1.1, whole genome shotgun sequence DNA encodes these proteins:
- the LOC129911324 gene encoding sodium-dependent nutrient amino acid transporter 1, whose amino-acid sequence MELQNTGPNIEAPEKDKNNKTDESERPNWSNGLEFLMSCISMSVGLGNVWRFPFTAYENGGGAFLIPYIVVLILIGKPMYYLEMILGQFTSRSSVKLWSVCPAFIGVGMGQAFATICIITYYSSLLALTLYYFIVSFQAVLPWTYCRDEWGPLCVASNGSSHNSSDVTGQLQTSSEMYFLKNVLNEKNDITDGVGYPNLDLTGTLFASWVVIFLVIAKGVKSSGKAAYFLALFPYVVLIALLIRAVTLDGAIDGIIFFLKPNWSELANPTVWKEAVVQCFFSLAVGLGPIVMFSSYNKFNYGIYRDAMIVTTLDTFTSLLAGITIFGILGNLAHNLKVENISEVVRGGTGLAFISYPDAIAKFQFIPQLFAVLFFFMLFVLGVGSIVALQSTIVTIICDRFTSLKFAYVAFVTCFLGFLCSIVYVTPGGQWILNLVDFFGGTFVVFALAIFEMIGIAWIYGLQNLCDDVEFMMNKKVTMYWRLCWTVFTPGLMIIIFIYSMATIEPLKYSGLEYPDSATIAGWTILAIGFAQFPLWFIWVASNHRASNPWLTLRTIMKPTDDWGPLDPEVRTSWILFKYDLAEQRRKNNENNKISFFWQKLNNLLAVTNERNPNYQQQ is encoded by the exons ATGGAACTACAGAACACAGGACCTAACATTGAA GCGCCTGAAAaggataaaaacaataaaactgatGAATCAGAAAGACCAAATTGGTCCAATGGACTTGAATTTCTAATGTCCTGCATTTCAATGTCCGTTGGATTGGGAAATGTATGGCGATTTCCTTTTACTGCTTACGAAAATGGAGGTGGAGCTTTTTTGATACCCTACATTGTTGTTCTTATACTAATTG GAAAACCAATGTACTATTTGGAAATGATTTTGGGTCAATTTACAAGTAGAAGTTCAGTCAAGCTTTGGTCTGTTTGTCCAGCTTTTATTG GTGTTGGAATGGGACAAGCTTTTGCAACAATTTGCATTATTACATATTACTCATCTTTGCTAGCTCTGACACTATATTATTTTATAGTATCTTTTCAAGCTGTTTTGCCATGGACTTATTGTAGAGATGAATGGGGTCCACTTTGTGTTGCATCAAATGGAAGTTCCCATAACTCTTCTGATGTCACCGGTCAGCTGCAGACCAGTTCAGAGATGTACTTTTT GAAAAACGTATTGAACGAGAAAAATGATATCACTGACGGAGTTGGATATCCAAATCTAGATCTTACAGGAACGCTCTTTGCATCATGGGTTGTCATATTCCTTGTTATAGCGAAAGGTGTGAAAAGTTCTGGAAAAGCTGCTTACTTTTTAGCACTTTTCCCTTACGTGGTTCTTATTGCTTTGCTTATAAGAGCTGTAACGCTAGATGGCGCTATAGAtggaattattttctttttgaagcCAAACTGGTCTGAATTGGCTAATCCAACG GTATGGAAAGAAGCTGTTGTTCAGTGTTTTTTCTCATTAGCTGTTGGCCTTGGACCAATTGTTATGTTTTCATCTTACAATAAATTTAACTATGGAATTTATAG AGATGCTATGATTGTAACTACATTGGACACTTTTACAAGTCTGCTAGCAGGAATAACAATATTTGGAATTCTAGGCAATCTAGCACATAATTTGAAAGTGGAAAATATTTCTGAAGTTGTACGTGGTGGAACTGGCTTAGCATTTATATCATATCCTGATGCTATTGCTAAATTTCAGTTTATACCTCAG TTATTTGCGGTATTATTTTTCTTCATGTTATTCGTTCTTGGAGTGGGTTCCATTGTAGCATTGCAAAGTACAATAGTTACAATAATTTGCGATCGATTTACTTCACTTAAATTCGCTTATGTGGCTTTTGTTACTTGTTTCTTGGGCTTTTTATGCAGCATTGTATACGTGACACCA gGAGGACAATGGATATTAAATTTGGTAGATTTCTTTGGAGGAACATTTGTAGTTTTCGCTTTGGCTATTTTCGAAATGATCGGCATTGCTTGGATTTACG gATTGCAAAATTTGTGTGATGATGTTGAGTTTATGATGAATAAGAAAGTCACAATGTATTGGCGTTTATGTTGGACAGTCTTTACCCCAGGACttatgataataatttttatttattcaatggCTACCATCGAACCACTTAAATATAGTGGCCTGGAATATCCTGATTCTGCCACAA ttgcTGGATGGACAATATTAGCAATTGGTTTTGCTCAATTCCCCTTATGGTTTATATGGGTTGCATCTAATCATCGAGCGAGTAATCCCTGGCTg ACCTTGAGGACGATAATGAAACCTACAGATGATTGGGGACCACTTGATCCAGAAGTTCGAACAAGTTGGATTCTTTTTAAATACGATTTGGCTGAacagagaagaaaaaacaacgAGAACAATAAAATCAGTTTCTTTtggcaaaaattaaataatctaTTAG CTGTAACGAACGAGCGTAACCCAAACtatcaacaacaataa